The segment TTCAAACTTACTTTTTTCTCATATTTCCCAACGGCAAAGCCCTGTATGTCAGCGGTTTTGCTGTTGGGGTTTTTCTGCTTATTATGAAGTATTCGGTAAGAGCTATTTTGTTGATTTTCTGTTGGTTAGGTGTAAATATGGCTCAAGCGCAAATGGTTTCGCGCTATCCCCAAAACTATTTTATGTATCCCATCAACCCTGGCCAAGCCACTTCCCTTACTGGCAACATGGGCGAGTTGCGCACCAACCACTATCACGGCGGTTTGGATATTCGGACGGGTTGGGCGAGCGGCTTGCCTGTGTACGCTGCCGCCGATGGCTACGTGCAGCGTGTGGAAGTGGATACGCGCGGCTACGGCAATGTGATTTATTTGCGCCACCCCAACGGCCTGACGACGGTTTATGCGCATTTGCAAGAATTTTCAGAACCATTGGCCGAATACGTGCGTTCGCGCCAATACGAACGCGAAACTTTCGAGATAGATTTATTTCCCAACAAAAATGAAATTAACTTCAAAAAAGGCGAAGTAATTGCCATTTCGGGCAATACGGGCGGTTCGGGCGGCCCGCACCTGCATTTTGAAATTCGGGATTCGTTGAATAACATTCTAAACCCAATGCTTTTTGGGTTTAAGGAAATTACCGATACGCAACGCCCCTATTTCGGGAAAATGGCCATTAAAACCCTTGACATCAACGCCCGCGTAAATGATGCTTTTGGCCGTGCCGAATTTTTTACCAAACGCATCGACCAAGACGAATACGCCATCGCCAAACCCGTGAAAGTACACGGCAAAATTGGGGTGGAAGTTGTCGTGCGCGACCGCATCAACAACGGTTCGCAACGTGCGGGCATTACCTGCTTGGAAGTGCGCTTGGATGGCCGAGAAGTTTTTTATCACAGCCTCGAAACTTTCCATTTCGATGAGTCGGGAACAATAAATGTACTCATTGATTATGAGCATTATAGAATTTCAGGGGAGCGTTTTCAGCGTTGTTATTTGGCCGACGGCCACCCCGAAAAACCCGAACGCGACGACGACAAAATGGGTTATATTACCATCAAAGACACGTTGCCGCATACGCTTATGATTAGTGCTTGGGACGCAAATCGCAACGGCACACACCTCAACGTAATGTTGCAGGGCGCAAACCCAAAACCCAACCTCAAACTTGCGCCTGTTTTGGGCGTGCTAA is part of the Flexibacter flexilis DSM 6793 genome and harbors:
- a CDS encoding M23 family metallopeptidase translates to MAQAQMVSRYPQNYFMYPINPGQATSLTGNMGELRTNHYHGGLDIRTGWASGLPVYAAADGYVQRVEVDTRGYGNVIYLRHPNGLTTVYAHLQEFSEPLAEYVRSRQYERETFEIDLFPNKNEINFKKGEVIAISGNTGGSGGPHLHFEIRDSLNNILNPMLFGFKEITDTQRPYFGKMAIKTLDINARVNDAFGRAEFFTKRIDQDEYAIAKPVKVHGKIGVEVVVRDRINNGSQRAGITCLEVRLDGREVFYHSLETFHFDESGTINVLIDYEHYRISGERFQRCYLADGHPEKPERDDDKMGYITIKDTLPHTLMISAWDANRNGTHLNVMLQGANPKPNLKLAPVLGVLKPRLQKHQLFENTLKMSVLNSKKDFLTLFSGKKQFRVPLSYVKEKEAVFLWDMRRGLPDSVRSDTVTLYRFHFKQVIPPNKSLQFLLGALRLQTKQIVLFDTLYLEMQHNEPEGTITINNPLIPLISAMKLGFKPVKEVFDRSKTAVYMETFSKKLKYVGGIWEGDAISFMTKSLGRFRLATDSIPPKIKPAVISRNAIRVHIYDNLSGIKSFRAMLNGQWLLMTYEHKQNLLFAEPRQKGMPLSGDFVLTVTDNAGNITEIKRNIQ